The Desulfobacterales bacterium genome includes the window ATCCCATCGCTGGACCTATCGCGGCCAGATCCTGCCCCAAAACAAAAAGGTCGAGGTTGAAGCCGTTGTCACCCATGTCGGCGAAATCCCCTATCCCCGAATAACAGCAAACGGCCTGCTGAAAGTCGATGGGATTTATATCTATCAAATGGAAAATTTCGGGTTTGACCTGCTGCCGAAAACTTAAAACAGATAATGATTTTCATTCAGACAGATTTATAGTAAAACGTCCGTGTTCATTTTTGGTTGTCAGTGGTCCGTGGTCGGTGGTCCGTTGCAAATCATCATATAAATTATCATAAATTTACTACGGACAACTGACAACGGACATTTCTTTACGAAAAATAACAATGATGAAATATTCAAACGTATACATCGATTCATTCGGCTACGAACTGCCCCCCAACGTGATCACGTCCGATGATCTCGAAAGCAGGCTGGCGCCGCTGTATCAGGCCCTGCACTTTAAAAAGGGGCAACTGGAGGCTATCACCGGCATCCAGGAACGCCGCTTCTGGGACCCCGGGTATGCCATGCACCAGGGCGCCACAGCAGCCGCTCAAAAAGCCCTGGCCGCCTCCGGGATTTTGCCGGACGCCATCGGGATGCTCATCTACGGCGGGGTCTGCCGCGACAATCTGGAGCCGGCCACCGCCTGCGCCGTGGCCGATGGCCTCAATCTCGGTTCCCACGTTCAACTCTACGATGTCTCCAATGCCTGCCTGGGCGTTCTGAACGGAATGGTGCAGGTGGCCAATGCCATTGAACTGGGCCAGATCCAGGCCGGAATGGTGGTATCATCTGAATCGTCCCGCCAAATCGTTGACCTGACCATTGAGCGGCTGCTGAAGACAAAAGACATGGAGACCTTTAAAAAAACCGTCGCCACCCTCACCGGCGGCTCCGGGGCTGTGGCCGTTATTTTAACGGACGGTTCCATATCCCGCCGCGGGCATCAACTCCAGGGCGCAGTCTCCCGCAGCGCAGCCCGGCATCACCGGCTGTGCCGCTGGGGACCGGACACCGGTATGCCGGCCAGCGGGCTGCATACCATGGAGACGGATTCGGTGGGCGTCCTGCAAAACGGCGTCGTGCTCGGAATTGAGACTTATAAAGACTTTAGAGCGCTCCTGTCGTGGCCGCCCGACAAGCCCGATAAAATTATCTGTCACCAGGTGGGGGCTACCCACCAGAAAAATATTCTGGACAGCATCGGCATCCCCAAGGAAAAGGATTTCACCACCTTCCGGAACCTGGGGAACATCGGGACCGTATCGCTGCCGATAACGGCCGCCATCGCCTCTGAACGCCAATTCCTGCTGCCGGGCGACCGGGTGGGTTTTTTTGGCATCGGCAGCGGCCTGAACTGCCTGATGCTGG containing:
- a CDS encoding 3-oxoacyl-ACP synthase III translates to MKYSNVYIDSFGYELPPNVITSDDLESRLAPLYQALHFKKGQLEAITGIQERRFWDPGYAMHQGATAAAQKALAASGILPDAIGMLIYGGVCRDNLEPATACAVADGLNLGSHVQLYDVSNACLGVLNGMVQVANAIELGQIQAGMVVSSESSRQIVDLTIERLLKTKDMETFKKTVATLTGGSGAVAVILTDGSISRRGHQLQGAVSRSAARHHRLCRWGPDTGMPASGLHTMETDSVGVLQNGVVLGIETYKDFRALLSWPPDKPDKIICHQVGATHQKNILDSIGIPKEKDFTTFRNLGNIGTVSLPITAAIASERQFLLPGDRVGFFGIGSGLNCLMLGLRW